GCTAGAAAAGCCTCCGAGGCGGGGTAGGTCTCCGCGAAATCCACCTCCGGGCCGACCGTCCGGCGGAAGAGGTCCAGGTAGGGGTGGACGTTCACCCCGCCGCTGACCAGGAAGCGGAAGTCGGGGAAAATTTCCTTGAGGGTGGCCTCCGGGCGGCCGTGGTCCGCGCGGATTTTGTCCAGGAGCACCAGGACCCAGGAGGGGATGCCGGAAATAAAGGTGAGGTTCACGCCCCGAACCATCCGGGCGATGCGGTCAATCTTCTCCTCCCAGTCGGGGATGGCGCCGACGCGGTAGCCGGGGAGGTAGTAGCGGCGGTAGAGGAGCGGCAGGCGGCGGATGGTGAGGGCGGAGAGGTCGCCGGAATAAACGCCGGGCCGCTCGCGATTCAGGGTGGTGGTGCCGCCCAGAAAGAGCATCTTCCCCATGAAGACGCCGAAGTCGCCCCCCCGTCGCCGGACGTGGAAGAAGAGGCTGTCGCGGGCCGCGGTCTGGTTCGACAACCACAGCCCCTGGGTGAATGGGATGTACTTGTTGCCGCGCGCCGCGGTGGTGCCGCTGGTCAGCGAGAATTCGCGCACCAGCCCCGGCCAGAGCACCGACCGCTCCCCGGCGAGCATCCGGCCGATGTAGGGGTCGAAGGCTTCGTAGGGCGCCGGGGGGACGCGCCGCCGGAACTCGGCCAGGGTCATCCCCGCCGTCAGCCCGCGGTCGCGGCCGAAGGCGGTGACCGACGCGGCCGAAAGGATACGGCGGAACGCCTGCTCCTGGAAGCGCCAGGGGTCTCGAAGA
The sequence above is a segment of the bacterium genome. Coding sequences within it:
- a CDS encoding GH3 auxin-responsive promoter family protein — protein: MSLVNNVKVSILRRVYDRRMRELDQVLRDPWRFQEQAFRRILSAASVTAFGRDRGLTAGMTLAEFRRRVPPAPYEAFDPYIGRMLAGERSVLWPGLVREFSLTSGTTAARGNKYIPFTQGLWLSNQTAARDSLFFHVRRRGGDFGVFMGKMLFLGGTTTLNRERPGVYSGDLSALTIRRLPLLYRRYYLPGYRVGAIPDWEEKIDRIARMVRGVNLTFISGIPSWVLVLLDKIRADHGRPEATLKEIFPDFRFLVSGGVNVHPYLDLFRRTVGPEVDFAETYPASEAFLAVQDGAMGDGMLLETDSGVFYEFVPAGRIDDDDPPRLALPEVQVGVNYAILLTTPGGLYSYILGDTVRFVSTDPPRLVVTGRTKHFLSAFGEHLIVEEAEEAVRTACERTGAQVRDFTAAPVFPGKSGELPRHEWLIEFETPPADLPAFERILDERLGELNADYAVHRRDDASLLPPRVTVLRPGSFYAFMKARGKLGGQNKVPRLKNDRELADMLHGLQ